One window from the genome of Natrialba magadii ATCC 43099 encodes:
- a CDS encoding ABC transporter substrate-binding protein, with product MAQSDTRDEIRVFHLPFSFMLPQRVAAEWGYFEAEGLTVDLFERDRRQVDWKYVPADWTLTGDDDVDLYPVCKWESLRRTWSLDDGTIVAHGAFADLPYTLYTRPETDIESPTDLAGVPVGVNRRTGQEYTAVKALEEHLEPEEIELAHHGMPTDRLQALRDGEVDAVTLLDPHSTLAEHLGFQRLLEFENHIGVVAGDSLAEDDLDAFMRAYERAVDAINDDPQSFRDEYLAMLESDAEVAPDLFADVDLEAIRESVRVPEYEVPEFAEPSELDGELEWMKDRELIDSEAEIGTIVAPSKQ from the coding sequence ATGGCACAGAGTGACACACGTGACGAGATCCGAGTCTTTCACCTTCCCTTTTCGTTCATGCTGCCACAGCGGGTGGCAGCCGAGTGGGGCTACTTCGAGGCGGAAGGGCTCACGGTCGACCTCTTCGAACGAGACCGGCGGCAGGTCGACTGGAAGTACGTGCCGGCAGACTGGACACTGACCGGCGACGACGACGTCGACCTCTACCCGGTCTGCAAGTGGGAGAGCCTCCGCCGAACCTGGTCGCTCGACGATGGAACGATCGTCGCACACGGGGCGTTCGCCGACCTGCCCTATACGCTCTATACGCGACCAGAAACGGACATCGAGTCGCCGACCGATCTCGCCGGCGTGCCCGTCGGCGTCAACCGCCGCACCGGCCAGGAGTACACCGCCGTCAAAGCACTCGAGGAGCACCTCGAGCCAGAGGAAATCGAACTCGCCCATCACGGGATGCCGACCGACCGCCTGCAGGCACTTCGGGATGGCGAGGTCGACGCTGTAACGCTGCTCGACCCCCACAGCACCCTCGCCGAGCACCTCGGCTTCCAGCGGCTACTCGAGTTCGAGAATCACATCGGCGTCGTGGCGGGCGATAGCCTCGCCGAAGACGACCTCGACGCGTTCATGCGCGCCTACGAGCGCGCCGTGGATGCGATCAACGACGACCCACAGTCGTTTCGCGACGAGTATCTCGCGATGCTCGAGTCCGACGCCGAGGTCGCGCCGGACCTCTTCGCGGACGTCGACCTCGAGGCGATCCGCGAATCGGTGCGGGTACCCGAGTACGAGGTACCCGAGTTCGCAGAGCCGTCCGAACTGGACGGGGAACTCGAGTGGATGAAGGATCGGGAGTTGATCGACAGCGAGGCGGAGATTGGAACGATCGTGGCACCGTCGAAACAATGA
- a CDS encoding cupin domain-containing protein has translation MDHRQTADVVTEEVADGVFLGTLSMGERASMKYWQIDPGASLPTHEHEHEQIGYVLSGTLTAILEDEEVLLEEGDAYRFPSNEYHGAENRSGEPAVGLGVLAPPRNRPEWRDR, from the coding sequence ATGGACCACAGACAGACGGCCGATGTCGTCACCGAGGAGGTCGCAGACGGCGTCTTTCTCGGGACGCTCTCGATGGGCGAGCGGGCGAGCATGAAGTACTGGCAAATCGACCCAGGGGCGTCGCTGCCGACGCACGAACACGAGCACGAACAGATCGGCTACGTTCTCTCGGGAACACTGACGGCGATCCTCGAGGACGAGGAAGTACTCCTCGAGGAAGGCGACGCCTACAGGTTCCCGAGCAACGAGTATCACGGGGCTGAAAATCGAAGTGGCGAGCCAGCGGTGGGGTTGGGAGTGCTCGCACCGCCGCGGAATCGGCCGGAGTGGCGAGATCGATAG
- a CDS encoding DMT family transporter, whose product MNRSDLEVTPYAALAFAIFAASTSAILVRWSHAPSSVAAFYRVLFTTVIVAPIALYWYRDEFGRLSRNDLGFAIVAGIALAIHFAAWFESLNHTSVAASVTLVQTQPIFVAIGAALVLGERVNRETVIGIAIAMIGATAMSLGDAGEAPISDATMYGNALAILGAITVAGYVLAGRSIRQRVSLFPYVTVVYTACAVTLLLLVGAQGHDIVAYPPREWLLFLGMAIGPGIFGHTIVNWVLKHLESVVVSVAWLGEPVGATLLALGLLAEVPDAITVLGGLIVLAGIYVTTIERERRRRPETD is encoded by the coding sequence GTGAACAGGTCGGACCTCGAGGTAACGCCGTACGCCGCGCTCGCGTTCGCCATCTTCGCCGCGAGTACCAGCGCCATTCTGGTCCGCTGGAGTCACGCCCCGAGTTCGGTCGCCGCCTTCTACCGCGTGTTGTTTACCACGGTGATCGTCGCACCGATCGCTCTCTACTGGTACCGCGACGAGTTCGGCCGCCTCTCACGGAACGACCTCGGCTTCGCAATCGTCGCCGGCATCGCGCTCGCAATCCACTTTGCAGCCTGGTTCGAGAGCCTGAATCACACGAGCGTCGCCGCGAGCGTGACTCTCGTCCAGACTCAGCCAATCTTCGTCGCTATCGGCGCGGCGCTCGTCCTCGGTGAACGAGTCAACCGGGAGACGGTGATCGGAATCGCCATCGCGATGATCGGTGCGACCGCGATGTCACTCGGCGACGCCGGCGAGGCCCCAATTTCGGACGCGACGATGTACGGCAACGCACTCGCCATTCTGGGTGCGATCACCGTCGCGGGCTACGTGCTCGCCGGTCGATCGATCCGCCAGCGCGTCTCGCTGTTTCCCTACGTCACCGTGGTCTACACCGCCTGCGCGGTGACGCTCTTGCTTCTCGTCGGCGCGCAAGGGCACGATATCGTCGCCTACCCGCCGCGGGAGTGGCTGCTCTTCCTCGGGATGGCGATCGGTCCCGGCATCTTCGGGCACACGATCGTCAACTGGGTGCTCAAGCATCTCGAGTCGGTCGTCGTCAGCGTGGCCTGGCTCGGCGAACCCGTCGGGGCGACGCTGCTCGCGCTGGGGCTACTGGCAGAGGTGCCGGATGCGATTACGGTCCTCGGCGGTCTGATCGTGCTCGCGGGGATCTACGTGACGACGATCGAGCGCGAGCGACGGCGACGGCCGGAGACCGACTGA
- a CDS encoding nitrous oxide reductase accessory protein NosL: MTDRADRADESFARRAVLGSLGAGTAVGLAGCLGGFGDDDEDENGNDRHPYEARMVEHDGGEPIEFTDDQACAVCNMTPAGYPAWKGQLAHENGEGAVFDTPGCLFAYYVVPPVDDSITDAWVTDFETGELIDATEAYFVIVTNEDAVSGETMGINPRPFADREDAVSYLDEWDGEELTEDDIIGLSDVSREIAEIYRGNRMPAE, from the coding sequence ATGACTGATCGCGCGGACCGTGCAGACGAGTCGTTCGCTCGGCGGGCAGTGCTCGGATCGCTGGGTGCGGGAACGGCTGTCGGGCTTGCCGGCTGTCTCGGCGGCTTCGGTGATGACGACGAGGACGAAAACGGCAACGATCGTCATCCATACGAGGCGCGGATGGTAGAGCACGACGGCGGCGAGCCGATCGAGTTCACGGACGATCAGGCCTGTGCGGTGTGCAATATGACGCCGGCGGGTTATCCGGCCTGGAAGGGCCAGCTTGCACACGAGAACGGTGAGGGGGCGGTGTTCGACACGCCAGGATGCCTGTTCGCCTATTATGTCGTGCCTCCGGTCGACGACTCGATCACGGACGCCTGGGTCACGGACTTCGAAACCGGTGAACTCATCGATGCGACAGAGGCGTACTTCGTCATCGTCACCAACGAGGATGCGGTGAGCGGCGAAACGATGGGGATTAACCCACGGCCATTTGCGGACCGCGAGGATGCCGTTTCCTACCTCGACGAGTGGGACGGCGAGGAGTTGACGGAAGACGACATCATCGGGCTGTCGGATGTCAGCCGCGAGATTGCGGAGATCTATCGCGGCAACCGGATGCCGGCCGAGTAA
- a CDS encoding SRPBCC family protein, protein MATYERRTTIRAPLESVWEFHSTVAGLEALTPDWLGLRVEAVIGPDGERRGDPQSVTLEAGTEISLSLQPFGQGPRQHWTSRITERTRGDGIARFRDTMDDGPFEHWEHSHTFAGDDEQTTIIDRVDYRLPFGPLGTLATPFSVVGFEGMFRQRHRETRRVLETGQGNETRGRTRV, encoded by the coding sequence ATGGCCACCTACGAACGGCGAACAACCATCCGGGCACCACTCGAGTCCGTCTGGGAATTTCACAGCACCGTTGCGGGACTCGAGGCGCTGACACCCGACTGGCTCGGGCTGCGCGTCGAGGCAGTGATCGGTCCCGACGGCGAACGGCGGGGAGACCCACAGTCAGTGACTCTCGAGGCCGGCACCGAGATTTCGCTGTCGCTCCAGCCGTTTGGACAGGGACCGCGCCAGCACTGGACCTCGCGGATCACCGAGCGAACGCGCGGGGACGGCATCGCACGATTCCGGGATACGATGGACGATGGCCCGTTCGAGCACTGGGAGCACAGCCACACGTTCGCCGGCGACGACGAGCAGACGACGATCATCGACCGAGTGGACTATCGGCTCCCGTTCGGCCCGCTCGGCACGCTTGCAACACCGTTTTCGGTCGTTGGCTTCGAAGGAATGTTTCGTCAGCGACATCGTGAGACGAGGCGGGTACTCGAGACCGGACAAGGAAACGAAACGCGTGGACGGACGCGAGTCTGA
- a CDS encoding phosphate uptake regulator PhoU, whose protein sequence is METRKVQVTGGSTYTVSLPKTWATENDVSSGDTVELYADDETLLVTPQTDVDHQEGTLDVATLEGTELVRAVFTMYVRGFDVIRLEANRITTDQRRAIRSAVQGLVGVEVVEEGTDHVVVQDLLDSAELSIVNAVTRMRLIATSMLEDSVTALVENDDDIATDVIERDDDVDRLFLVVSRIFRATLRSPRAAEGLGVSREDCFDFHSSARQLERVADHAVKIAQLARKLEEIPADVADGLCALHEDAATILEQALDALFAEDSESATELGHAALESVLAIDEHTRQIDDLLRELEPVQAQSLGLILDSLSRSADYGGNIAETALQKAAPRPSRV, encoded by the coding sequence ATGGAGACGCGAAAAGTCCAGGTGACTGGCGGCTCGACGTACACTGTCTCGCTTCCGAAGACGTGGGCGACCGAAAACGACGTCAGCAGCGGCGACACAGTCGAACTGTACGCCGACGACGAGACACTCCTCGTGACACCCCAAACCGACGTCGACCATCAGGAAGGGACGCTGGACGTAGCGACCCTTGAGGGCACAGAGCTCGTCCGAGCGGTCTTCACGATGTACGTCAGGGGGTTCGATGTTATTCGCCTCGAGGCAAACCGCATCACGACCGACCAGCGGCGAGCGATCCGCAGCGCCGTTCAGGGGCTCGTCGGCGTCGAAGTCGTCGAGGAGGGAACCGACCACGTCGTGGTGCAGGACTTGCTCGACTCCGCGGAGCTCTCGATCGTCAACGCTGTCACGCGCATGCGCCTGATCGCCACGTCGATGCTCGAGGATTCGGTCACCGCCCTCGTCGAGAACGACGACGACATAGCCACCGACGTGATCGAACGCGACGACGACGTCGACCGTCTCTTTCTCGTCGTCTCGCGCATCTTCCGTGCGACGCTTCGCTCTCCTCGCGCCGCCGAAGGCCTCGGCGTCTCCCGCGAGGACTGCTTCGACTTCCACTCGAGTGCCCGCCAGCTCGAGCGGGTAGCCGACCACGCGGTGAAAATCGCCCAGCTCGCACGCAAGCTCGAGGAGATTCCGGCTGACGTGGCGGATGGCCTGTGTGCGCTCCACGAGGATGCAGCGACGATTCTCGAGCAGGCGCTGGACGCACTGTTTGCCGAAGACAGCGAGTCGGCGACCGAACTGGGCCACGCTGCACTCGAGTCGGTGCTGGCAATCGACGAGCATACACGCCAGATTGACGATCTGCTGCGGGAACTCGAGCCGGTGCAGGCGCAGTCGCTGGGGTTGATTTTGGATTCGCTCTCGCGGAGTGCGGATTACGGTGGGAATATTGCGGAGACGGCGTTGCAGAAGGCGGCGCCGCGGCCGTCGCGGGTGTAG
- a CDS encoding PstS family phosphate ABC transporter substrate-binding protein, translating into MAPSQNLRGRGLSRRSAIATIGSIGALSLAGCLGGDEDGLSGTIQASGSNTVAPITQIAAEDFEAEYSGVGVNVEPEGTGAGFQEFCRANSAFQSASREITEEEIDLCGENDVEYTHYTVGQDTLAVGVNEDNDWCEQITLDELNQIWEFESDVQQWSDVRDEWPDEDIALHARDSASGTFDYFTENINGEMGNIRDDYSATSQTDEIWDAVADNEYALGWGGVGHLRSLQEQDGTLKTVAVESELDGDFYPPEEQYIEGGEYSPLARPLFFYFNHAELEENPDLIASFARFYINNQHEFATTVDFYRATDQDIVDNHDQLDSVIESIGEDPDEITVERQDP; encoded by the coding sequence ATGGCACCAAGCCAGAACTTGCGTGGACGCGGACTGAGTCGACGATCGGCAATCGCGACGATCGGAAGTATCGGCGCACTGTCGCTAGCTGGCTGTCTCGGTGGAGACGAGGACGGACTCTCCGGGACGATTCAAGCCTCTGGCTCTAACACGGTAGCACCGATTACGCAGATTGCCGCCGAGGACTTCGAGGCCGAGTACTCAGGCGTCGGTGTCAACGTCGAACCAGAGGGGACCGGGGCTGGATTCCAGGAGTTCTGCCGCGCGAACTCCGCGTTCCAGAGCGCGAGCCGAGAGATTACCGAGGAGGAGATCGATCTCTGTGGCGAGAACGACGTCGAGTACACTCACTACACCGTCGGACAGGATACACTCGCAGTCGGTGTCAATGAGGACAACGACTGGTGTGAACAGATCACGCTCGACGAACTCAACCAGATCTGGGAGTTCGAATCAGATGTCCAGCAGTGGAGCGACGTTCGCGACGAGTGGCCGGACGAGGATATCGCACTGCATGCACGAGACTCCGCATCGGGGACGTTCGACTACTTCACTGAGAATATTAACGGCGAAATGGGGAACATCCGCGACGACTACTCCGCAACGAGCCAGACTGACGAAATCTGGGACGCTGTCGCCGATAACGAGTACGCCCTCGGCTGGGGTGGTGTCGGCCACCTTCGGAGTCTCCAGGAACAGGACGGCACCCTGAAAACCGTCGCGGTAGAGAGCGAGCTGGATGGGGACTTCTACCCACCGGAAGAGCAGTACATCGAAGGCGGGGAATACTCGCCGCTCGCCCGTCCACTCTTCTTCTACTTCAATCACGCCGAACTCGAGGAGAACCCGGACCTGATCGCCTCGTTCGCGCGGTTCTACATCAACAACCAGCACGAGTTCGCGACGACCGTCGACTTTTACCGAGCGACCGACCAGGACATCGTCGACAACCACGATCAGCTCGATTCGGTGATCGAATCGATCGGCGAGGATCCCGACGAGATCACGGTCGAACGCCAGGATCCCTGA
- the pstC gene encoding phosphate ABC transporter permease subunit PstC: MSTETPSGPGISGDDSLEAAHEKNRRVRRVLFGCAAVTVVTTVAIFLVLFDNAASYFFGARISEVLFGGDSIVRTVTFTEFFTGTRWAPDHATPAHGVLPIVAGTLTITVGAGLVSIPIGTATALYLSEYATTGTRNRLKPVLEVLAGIPTIVYGYFAVSFVTPVIVSGIATYVVNPTGSWFDSISYLAPFVLDPVAEWMMGVSVGRYSLLGGILVVGTMTIPMVSSISEDAMQAVPDDLRNGAYALGATKYQVATRIVLPAAVSGIFASYILALSRAIGETMAVTLAAGFNANLTANPFAEIMTMTAYLVSIARGTSAVGTVEYQSLFAVGLLLFLMTLSMNLLNDRLKRRFQEEYR; the protein is encoded by the coding sequence ATGAGTACAGAGACACCATCCGGGCCGGGTATTTCGGGCGATGACAGCCTCGAGGCCGCCCACGAGAAGAACAGGCGTGTTCGACGAGTGCTGTTCGGCTGTGCGGCGGTTACCGTCGTGACCACGGTCGCCATCTTCCTGGTCCTGTTCGACAACGCGGCCAGTTACTTCTTCGGCGCACGAATCAGCGAGGTGTTGTTCGGCGGCGACTCGATCGTCCGAACGGTCACGTTCACCGAATTCTTTACCGGGACTCGGTGGGCACCCGATCACGCCACGCCCGCACACGGCGTACTGCCGATCGTCGCCGGAACGCTTACAATCACCGTCGGTGCCGGATTGGTCTCCATTCCGATCGGCACCGCTACGGCGCTGTACCTCTCGGAGTATGCGACGACAGGCACCCGAAATCGGCTCAAACCGGTGCTGGAGGTCCTCGCTGGCATCCCTACTATCGTATACGGGTACTTCGCGGTCTCGTTCGTGACGCCGGTCATCGTGAGCGGAATCGCCACGTACGTCGTCAATCCGACTGGTTCGTGGTTCGACTCGATCAGCTACCTCGCTCCGTTCGTCCTCGACCCTGTGGCCGAGTGGATGATGGGCGTGAGCGTCGGCCGTTACAGCCTTCTTGGGGGGATCCTCGTCGTCGGCACGATGACGATTCCAATGGTGTCCTCGATCAGTGAGGACGCCATGCAGGCGGTTCCTGACGACCTCAGAAACGGCGCGTACGCGCTCGGTGCAACGAAGTACCAGGTTGCGACACGTATCGTTCTCCCCGCTGCCGTGTCAGGCATTTTCGCCTCGTACATCCTCGCGCTCTCGCGGGCGATCGGTGAGACGATGGCCGTTACGCTGGCGGCCGGATTTAACGCGAATCTGACGGCGAACCCCTTCGCCGAGATCATGACGATGACCGCCTATCTGGTCTCGATAGCTCGCGGCACGTCCGCGGTCGGCACCGTCGAGTACCAGAGTCTGTTCGCAGTCGGCCTGCTGTTGTTCCTGATGACCCTATCGATGAACCTGCTCAACGACCGGTTGAAACGCCGATTCCAGGAGGAGTACCGATGA
- the pstA gene encoding phosphate ABC transporter permease PstA codes for MSTKRETDFLEDVDLSREKLLNRVFYGTLVVASLFGLVMLLLLIADVVWESYQAFVTFDIDLGNYLTATSSSRAERAGFGASILASLWLMALTAVLAFFIAVGCAIYLVEYAPENRVTRLIEANLANLAGVPSIVYGLLVLALIVNDAGLGSVILAGAIALALLIVPIIIVASIESIRAVPSSVRDGSYAMGATKWQTIRQVVLPKAMPGILTGTILALARAIGETAPLIMVGTMLHATRYPSGPLSSFSAMPTQIYNWTYQADRMFNGLAALGIVVLLLFLVAMYALAGYLRKRYETDGGSISNV; via the coding sequence ATGAGCACGAAACGAGAGACCGACTTCCTCGAGGATGTCGATCTTAGCCGGGAGAAACTGCTGAACCGCGTCTTCTACGGCACGCTCGTCGTTGCCTCGCTGTTCGGACTCGTGATGCTACTCCTGCTGATCGCCGACGTGGTCTGGGAGTCCTATCAGGCGTTCGTGACCTTCGATATCGACCTCGGCAACTACCTCACCGCCACTTCTTCATCGCGCGCCGAGCGTGCCGGTTTCGGGGCGTCGATACTCGCCTCGCTCTGGTTGATGGCGCTGACGGCCGTCCTGGCCTTTTTCATCGCTGTCGGCTGTGCGATCTACCTGGTCGAGTACGCCCCGGAGAACCGCGTCACCCGGCTGATCGAGGCAAACCTCGCGAACCTCGCAGGCGTCCCCTCGATCGTCTACGGGCTGCTTGTTCTGGCGCTGATCGTCAACGACGCCGGACTCGGATCGGTTATCCTGGCAGGTGCTATCGCCCTGGCGTTGCTCATCGTGCCGATCATTATCGTTGCCTCGATCGAGTCAATCCGTGCGGTGCCGAGCAGCGTCCGCGACGGCTCATATGCCATGGGCGCGACGAAGTGGCAGACGATCCGTCAGGTGGTGCTCCCGAAAGCGATGCCCGGCATCCTCACTGGAACCATTTTGGCGCTCGCCCGCGCCATTGGCGAGACGGCGCCGTTGATCATGGTCGGCACGATGCTGCACGCGACGCGCTACCCGTCGGGGCCGCTCTCGTCGTTCAGCGCGATGCCGACGCAGATCTACAACTGGACGTACCAGGCCGACCGGATGTTTAACGGGCTGGCGGCACTCGGAATCGTCGTCTTGCTGTTGTTCCTGGTCGCGATGTACGCCCTCGCGGGCTACCTGCGGAAACGATACGAAACCGACGGCGGCTCGATTAGCAATGTCTAG
- the pstB gene encoding phosphate ABC transporter ATP-binding protein PstB, translated as MSSNTSNERLTDESTTETDSTPNDAIIETEISVDRGASRATGGAETIVRAEGLDVYYGDDQALDNVTIEIPEHRVTAMIGPSGCGKSTFLRSINRMNDRIPAARVDGDLYFRGKNVYDDDVDPVALRRTIGQVFQSPNPFPKSIYDNVAYGLRVQGKAAEVDLNAAVERALRGAALWDEVEDQLDESGLDLSGGQQQRLCIARAIATDPEVILMDEPTSALDPVAASKIEDLIDELVDEYTVIIVTHNMQQAARISDKTAVFLTGGELVEFGDTATIFEDPDDDRVEDYITGKFG; from the coding sequence ATGTCTAGCAACACGTCAAACGAACGGCTGACTGACGAATCGACGACCGAAACGGATAGCACGCCGAACGACGCGATCATCGAAACCGAGATCAGCGTTGATCGCGGCGCGAGTCGCGCCACCGGAGGCGCCGAAACGATCGTTCGGGCGGAAGGGCTTGATGTCTACTATGGTGACGATCAGGCGCTCGACAACGTTACGATCGAGATTCCCGAACACCGCGTGACGGCCATGATCGGTCCCTCGGGCTGTGGCAAATCGACGTTCCTGCGGTCGATCAATCGGATGAACGATCGAATTCCGGCCGCACGCGTCGATGGCGACCTCTACTTCCGCGGGAAGAACGTCTACGACGACGACGTCGACCCCGTCGCCCTTCGCCGAACGATCGGCCAGGTGTTCCAGTCGCCGAATCCGTTCCCGAAGTCGATCTACGACAACGTCGCCTACGGCCTGCGCGTCCAGGGAAAAGCCGCCGAGGTGGACCTCAATGCGGCAGTCGAACGCGCACTTCGCGGAGCCGCGCTGTGGGACGAAGTCGAGGACCAGCTCGACGAGTCGGGCCTCGACCTCTCGGGGGGCCAGCAACAACGGCTCTGCATCGCTCGGGCGATCGCAACCGATCCCGAGGTCATCCTGATGGACGAGCCAACATCGGCGCTCGACCCTGTCGCCGCCTCGAAAATCGAGGACCTCATCGACGAACTGGTCGACGAGTACACAGTCATCATCGTCACCCACAACATGCAGCAGGCGGCACGCATCTCCGACAAGACGGCCGTCTTCCTCACCGGCGGTGAACTCGTCGAGTTCGGCGACACTGCGACGATTTTCGAGGACCCCGACGACGACCGTGTCGAGGACTACATCACCGGTAAGTTCGGATAA
- the phoU gene encoding phosphate signaling complex protein PhoU, which produces MSRDAYQQQLYELRENILEMSDVVCQRVRRALEAYETGDDTLAGRVIEGDHEINQLYLDLESDCVELLALQQPVAGDLRFIASSFKIITDLERVGDLAVNLAEYATQSTHERYPDVDVSHIGTETVLLLEDAIQAYATDDSAATHEIAATDDEIDALCERASRTVVQELLTADPSDEKLLEDVSRILLTIRDLERVGDHAVNIAARTLYMVDNDETLLY; this is translated from the coding sequence ATGTCACGAGACGCCTACCAGCAACAACTGTACGAACTGCGTGAGAACATTCTCGAGATGAGTGACGTTGTCTGTCAACGGGTTCGGCGTGCGCTCGAAGCCTACGAGACAGGTGACGACACGCTCGCCGGGCGAGTGATCGAGGGCGACCACGAAATCAATCAGCTGTATCTCGACCTCGAGAGTGACTGCGTTGAATTGCTCGCCCTCCAGCAGCCGGTCGCGGGCGACCTGCGCTTCATCGCCTCGTCGTTCAAGATTATCACCGACCTCGAACGAGTCGGCGATCTCGCCGTGAACTTAGCGGAGTACGCGACCCAGTCAACCCACGAGCGCTACCCGGACGTCGACGTCAGCCATATCGGCACCGAGACGGTTCTGCTGCTCGAGGATGCGATACAGGCGTATGCGACAGACGATTCGGCAGCGACTCACGAGATCGCTGCGACAGATGACGAGATCGATGCGCTTTGCGAACGAGCCAGCCGGACCGTCGTTCAGGAGTTACTGACAGCTGACCCGTCGGACGAGAAGCTCCTCGAGGATGTCTCGCGGATACTGCTTACGATCCGCGATCTGGAACGGGTTGGCGATCACGCCGTCAACATTGCCGCGCGAACGCTGTACATGGTCGACAACGACGAGACGCTACTCTACTGA
- a CDS encoding PhoU domain-containing protein, which produces MKHEELTLGLADPVERKIQMAGNSTFVVSLPKSWAVEQDLEPGMSMYLYPHADRLVAAPETASVQDRTVTIDADTAAGDIALRRVEVAYKTGFDRITVTNLEETDSRLRRMIERSTSRLIGLTIQEDTGDSLTITNVLDASDVSLPQTITQAQQLVTEMYTDAITALVTGDEDLANRVLTRDDDINRLFAFVCRGFHRGLEDVHEVEQLGTDRVAAFREYRVARSLERIAAHAERIAAVATQQAAPPEESFAEQLELVAADVRAVLELALEGDAESAYETATAVEPKLDDLDQSLYSGTVPNAYLYGAVIRRLRQTTTNGRFIADTMTESTLLDRGLAERGSHS; this is translated from the coding sequence ATGAAACACGAAGAGCTGACACTCGGTCTGGCCGATCCCGTCGAACGGAAGATCCAGATGGCCGGTAACTCGACGTTCGTCGTCTCACTGCCGAAGTCGTGGGCAGTCGAACAGGACCTCGAACCCGGCATGTCGATGTACCTCTATCCCCACGCAGACCGACTGGTCGCTGCACCTGAGACTGCCTCCGTTCAGGATCGAACCGTGACGATCGACGCGGACACCGCCGCTGGTGACATCGCGTTGCGCCGCGTCGAGGTTGCGTACAAGACCGGCTTCGACCGGATCACGGTCACCAATCTCGAGGAGACTGACTCGCGGCTCCGTCGGATGATCGAACGTTCCACAAGTCGGCTTATTGGTCTCACCATCCAGGAGGATACCGGTGACAGCCTGACGATCACGAACGTGCTCGATGCCAGCGACGTGTCTCTCCCCCAGACGATCACCCAGGCACAGCAACTCGTCACCGAAATGTATACCGACGCGATCACAGCACTCGTCACCGGCGACGAAGACCTCGCTAACCGTGTGCTCACCCGTGACGACGATATCAATCGTCTGTTTGCGTTCGTCTGCCGGGGGTTTCACCGTGGCCTCGAGGACGTCCACGAGGTAGAACAACTCGGCACCGACCGGGTCGCAGCGTTCCGCGAATACCGAGTTGCTCGCAGTCTGGAGCGTATCGCTGCCCACGCGGAACGTATCGCGGCGGTTGCGACACAGCAAGCAGCACCGCCCGAGGAGTCGTTCGCTGAGCAACTCGAGTTGGTCGCCGCTGACGTCCGTGCTGTTCTCGAGTTGGCGCTCGAGGGAGACGCCGAGTCAGCGTACGAAACGGCAACTGCCGTCGAACCGAAGCTAGACGACCTCGATCAGTCCCTCTACAGCGGAACGGTCCCAAATGCGTATCTGTACGGTGCAGTCATCAGGCGACTCCGGCAAACGACGACGAACGGTCGTTTCATCGCCGACACGATGACTGAATCGACACTACTGGACCGTGGTCTTGCCGAAAGAGGATCACACTCATGA
- a CDS encoding arsenate-mycothiol transferase ArsC: MNPTTLGFVCVQNAGRSQMATAFAEREQRARGLEDHVRIRTGGTDPAGSVHDVVLTVMDEVGIDMSDRQPREITPGAIETCDIVITMGCSADGVCPATWRGDARDWDLTDPHGRALEDVREIREAIRTRVEALFDELERQTQD, translated from the coding sequence ATGAACCCAACGACACTCGGTTTCGTCTGCGTACAGAACGCTGGCCGGAGCCAGATGGCGACTGCGTTCGCTGAACGGGAACAGCGGGCGCGAGGACTCGAAGACCACGTTCGTATCCGTACCGGCGGAACTGATCCCGCTGGCAGCGTTCACGATGTCGTACTGACGGTCATGGACGAGGTCGGAATTGACATGTCCGATCGGCAGCCACGAGAAATCACTCCTGGGGCGATCGAAACCTGCGATATCGTCATCACGATGGGCTGTTCTGCAGACGGGGTCTGTCCTGCTACCTGGCGCGGTGACGCTCGAGACTGGGACCTGACTGACCCACACGGGCGAGCACTCGAGGACGTCCGCGAAATACGCGAGGCAATCAGAACTCGCGTTGAAGCGTTGTTCGACGAACTCGAACGGCAGACACAGGATTGA